The Litorilinea aerophila region CCGCTACTACGCGGACGTGGGCATCAAGGCCAGCTACAAGTCGGTGGAACGCTCCCTGTACGAGGAGCACTGGGCGGCCAACGAGATCGAGGCGGCCTGGTGGGGTGGCGACCGCACCGTGGTGCCTCTGGTGGCGCCGGGCATCTTCCTGGGCACCATCACCGACCGCCCCTGGGCCGTGGCCTGGGGCCTCTGGCGCAACGATCCCACCAACCCCAATGCGGAGGAACCGCCGGAGGGCCACTGGATCTGGGACATCTGGTCCCTGTGGGATCAGATCGCGGTGGAGCCGGACGAGGAGAAGCGCAACGAGCTCTTCCGTCAGATCCTGGACATCTGGGCCGAGGAGTTGCCCATGATCGGCTACCTGGGCGAAGCGCCGGCGCTGGTCATCGCCAAGAATGGCGTGCGCAACTACCTGCCCGGCATGCCCATCGACGACCCCACGGGCGACGAGCACTTCCTCAACACTGAAACCTACTTCTGGGAAGATCCGGAGAACCACGTGGCCTGATCCGGGCATCAGCCGCCCGGCGTCGGCCGGGGGAGGGCGCGGGCAACTGCGCCCTCCCCATCCCGGTGCCAGGCGGCTATCCCGTGACCTGGTTCTGTGTTTGTGTCATGCTTTGGGAGCGGTGAAATGGCGATCTACATCTTGCGGCGGATCCTCTTCATGATCCCGACCCTCTTCGCGATTTCGATCCTGTCCTTTGTGATCATCCAGCTGCCGCCGGGGGACTTCCTCACCTCCTACGCGGCCCAGCTGCGGGCACAGGGCGACATCGTGGACGAGGCGCAGCTGGCCGCCCTCCGGGAACGGTACGGCCTGGGCGAGCCGGTTTACAAACAATATTACAAATGGATGAAAGGCATTCTCCTGGAAGGCGACTGGGGCCAGTCCATGGAATGGCAAAAACCTGTCAAAGAGCTGATCTGGGAACGGCTGGCCCTGACCATGGCCATTTCCGGCTCCGCGCTGCTGGTCAGCTGGTTTATTGCCATCCCCATCGGCGTTTACTCGGCGACCCATCAATATTCCATCCTGGACTATACCATGACGCTGTTTAGCTTTATCGGCCTGGGGACGCCCGGCTTCTTGCTGGCCCTGGTTGTCATGTTCTGGGCCCAATCGGCCCTGGGCATGAACGTGGGTGGGCTCTTTTCCCAGGAATATATTCTGGCGCCATGGAGTTGGGCCAAATTCGTGGATATGCTCAAGCATATCTGGATCCCCCTGATTATTGTGGCGGTCGGCAGTACGGCCGGCAACATCCGCATCACCCGGGCCAACCTGCTGGATGAATTGAACAAACCCTATGTGGAAACGGCCCGGGCCAAAGGGTTGAAAGAAAGTCGCCTCATCTGGAAATATCCGGTGCGGGTGGCCTTGAACCCCTTCTTCAGCACCGTGGGCTGGTCCCTGGCGAGCCTGATCTCCGGCACCACCCTGGTGGCCATGGTGTTGAGCCTCCAGACCACGGGGCCCATGTTGTTGCGTGCCCTCACCTCCCAGGACATGTACCTGGCCGGCAGCTTCATCCTGCTCCTGAGTACCCTGACGGTGATCGGTACGCTCATTTCTGACATCCTGCTGGCCGTTGTGGATCCACGCATCCGGCTCAGTTAGGATGCGTCCCATGGTTGGGCAGCCAGACGGAAAACCGACCGGGTTTTCCAAACCGTTTCCACCATGCGGTACGCGCCTCTCAGTTTAGGTATCAGAGGGCGAGGAGAAGAGATCCATGCAATCTGTGGAAAAGACCTGGTACGAACAGGTTGAAGAGCTCGATTCCACGTTGGAGGATGAGCTCGAAGAAGAATTTTTCTCGGAAGACGAGGAAAAGATCTATGTGGCGTCCTACCTCAAGCTCATGTGGTGGCGCTTCTTAAAACACCGGATGGCGGTCATCAGCGCGGTGATTGTGATCCTCCTGTACTTCGTGGCGGCCTTCGCCGAGTTCGTGGCGCCCTACGACCCGGAGAACTCCTTCGTCCAGTACAAGCTGGCGCCCCCCTCCACCATCCGGATCATCGACAACGAGGGCAACCTGCGGTGGCCTTTCGTCTACAAGATGGTGCGAGAGCGGGATCCGGAGACCCTGCGCAGTATCTATGTGGAAGATCGCACCGTGATGTACCCCATCCGCTTCTTCGTCCAGGGGCCGGAGTATGAGCTCTGGGGTCTGTGGAAGTCCGATCTCCACCTGTTCGGTTTAGACGCCCCCCGGGAGGAACAGGGGCTCTTCCTGTTGGGTGCCGACCGGCTGGGACGGGATCTTTTCTCCCGGCTCTGTTACGGCGCCCGCATCTCCCTGACCATCGGCCTGCTGAGCGTGGTGGTGAGCCTGGTGCTGGGGATCTTGTTGGGCGGCATCTCGGGCTACTACGGCGGCACTATCGACAACCTGATCCAGCGCCTCATCGAGTTCATCCGCTCTATTCCGGAAATTCCCCTGATCATGGCCCTGGCCGCAGCCCTGCCGGCCGACTGGTCCATTGTTCGCCTCTACTTCGGCGTGACCATCCTGCTCTCCTTTGTGGGGTGGACGGGCCTGGCCCGGGTGGTGCGGGGGCGTTTCCTCAGCCTCCGGGAGGAGGACTTCGTCATGGCGGCCCGGCTCGCGGGCTCCAGCGAGATGCGCATCATCCTGCGCCACATGATGCCCTCCTTCCTGAGCCACATCATCGCCTCGTTGACCCTCTCCATCCCAGGCATCATTCTGGCCGAGACGGGTCTGAGTTTCATCGGGCTGGGCCTGCGCGCACCGGCCATCAGCTGGGGCGTGCTGCTCCAGGAGGCGCAAAACTTGCGCTCGGTGGCCCTGGCCCCCTGGGTGCTCACCCCCGGGCTGGCCGTAGTCCTGGCTGTGCTCGCCTTTAACTTCCTGGGGGACGGCATCCGGGATGCCGCCGATCCATACGCCAAATAGGAGTGACTCGGATGGTTAACACAACTGTGATTCAAGGTGCACCGCAGGCGGCCGCTTCTGCCGCAGGCAAAAATCAAAAGCTGCTGGAAGTACGCAACCTGAAGACCCACTTCTTCCTGGAGCAGGGCATCGTGCGCGCGGTGGACGGTGTGGATTTCACCGTCTTCCGAGGTCAGACGGTGGGCCTGGTGGGTGAAAGTGGCTGCGGCAAGTCGGTCATGGCCCGCTCTATCCTGCGCATTGTGCCGCCGCCAGGCCGCATCGTAGACGGGGAGATCCTCTTCCACCAGGGCGTGGGCAAGGGAAGCACAGGCCAGAGCGGCCAGGAAGATGTCATCGACCTGGTGAAGCTGGACCCCATGGGCAGCAAGATCCGCAGCATCCGCGGGGGAGAGATCTCCATGGTCTTCCAGGAGCCCATGACCTCCCTCAGCCCTGTCCATACCATCGGCAGCCAGATCATCGAGGCCATCGTCCTCCACCAGCCGGTGACCAAGGAAGAGGCCCGGGAGCAGGCCATCCACATGTTGGAGCGGGTCAACATGCCCCACCCCAACCGCACCATCGATCGCTACCCCCACCAGTTGAGCGGCGGCATGCGCCAGCGGGCCATGATCGCCATGGCCCTCTCCTGCCGGCCTTCCCTGCTCATCGCCGACGAGCCCACCACCGCGCTGGACGTGACCACCCAGGCCCAGATCCTGACCCTGATGCGGGATCTGCAGGAGGAGTTCGGCATGGCCATCATCTTCATCACCCACGATCTGGGCGTCATCGCCCAGATGGTGGACTATGTGGTGGTCATGTACCTGGGCCAGGTGGTGGAAATGGCCGACGTCAACACCATCTTTTACGATCCCAAGCACCCCTACACCCAGGCGCTACTCCGCTCCATCCCCCGGCTGGGCCGCAAATCGGCCCAGGGGCAGACTGGCCGTCTGACGGCCATCCGCGGCTCTGTGCCCGATCCCTACGCCCGGCCCCAGGGGTGCCCGTTCCACCCCCGCTGCCGCAAGGCCATCCGCGGCGTCTGTGATCAGCAGGATCCGCCTTTCCTGGAAGTGGAGGAAGGCCACAAAGTGCGCTGTGTACTGTACCAGTAGCGCCTGCCCTGCCCATCCCGGACAGTGGTTCGTCGGGCACAGCCGTGCCACAGAGCCCGACGAACTTCTGTCATGGCAATTACGCTAATCCACAACATCCAATTCCGCATCTTGATGAGAGGAGTCCAATCATGTCTGAACGACACGAACCACGCACCCTGTCCCGCCGGATGTTCATGCGGCTGTCGGCCTTCACCGCGGCGGGTACGGTGCTGGCGGCCTGTGGCGGCGGGGGCACCCCAGAAGCGGCGCCTCCGGCGGCAGAAGCCACCACCGCCCCGGCAGCCGGCGAAGGGGGCGCCGCTGCCAGCGCCGGCGCTGCCCCCTCCCAGTACAACGAGGCCCCCATGCTGGCCGAGCTGGTGGCCCAGGGACAGTTGCCCCCAGTGGACGAGCGCCTGCCCAAGAATCCCCGGGTGATCCCTGTGGTCGAGGAGATCGGCGAATACGGCGGCACCTGGTTCCGGGCAGCCGTGGGGCCGGGTGACGCCGGCATCCTCAACAGCCGCCTCTCCTATGAGAATCTGGTGCGCTGGAGCCAGGACGGCTCCACCGTGGTGCCCAACGTGGCTGAAAGCTTCGAGATCAACGACACTGCCACCGAGTTCACCATCAAACTGCGGGAAGGGATGCGCTGGTCCGACGGCGAGCCCTTCACCGCGGACGATTTCGTCTTCTGGTATGAAGATGTGCTGCTCAACACCGATCTGACTCCCTCCATCCCCAGCTGGATGCGGGACCCGGTGACTGGCGAGGTCGGGAAGCTGGAGAAGATCGACGACTACACCATCAAGTTCTCCTTCCCGAACCCCTACGGCCTCTTCATCCAGATCCTGGCCGGGCCTTCGGCCGGTGCCGGCGGCAACATCTGCGACTATCCCAAGCACTACCTGAGCCAGTTCCACCCCAACTACGTCAGCGAAGAGGAGCTGGCCCAAAAGACCCAGGACGCCGGATTCGACAACTGGTGGGAGCTCTTCGGCAATAAACGCAATTGGCAGAATCCGGAACAGCCCCACATCTGGCCGTGGATCCCCACCCGGGTGCCGCCGGATGTGCCCGTGGTGGCCGAGCGCAACCCCTACTACTACAAGGTCGATCCCGAAGGCAACCAGCTCCCCTACCTGGACAAGGTCCAGTTCGACATTGTGGAAAACGCCGACCTGCTCAACCTGAAGGCCGTGGCCGGCGAGATCGACTGCCAGTTCCGCCACATCCTGTGGAACAACTACCCCCTCTTCATCGACAACGCGGAGCAGGGCGACTACCGGGTCTTCCGCTGGAAGCTGGCCGAGGGTTCCAACTGCCTGCTGCACCCCAACATGAACCACAAGGATCCGGTGCTGCGGGAGCTCTTCCAGAACAAGAACTTCCGCATTGCCCTCTCCCTGGGCATCGACCGCACCCAGATCAACGAGCTGGCCTACCAGGGCTTCGGCCAGCCCCGTCAGGCTTCCCTGATTCCGGAAAGCCCCTACTTCAAGGAAGAGCACGCCACCCGCTACGCCGAGCACGACCCCGACCGGGCCAACCAGCTCCTGGACGAGATTGGCCTCACCGAGCGGGATAGCGAGGGCTTCCGCCTGCGCCCGGATGGAGAGCCCCTGACCATCACCATCGAGTACGCGCCCGTCTTCGGCCCCTGGCGGGATGCGGTTCAGATGATCACCGACCAGTGGAAGCAGATCGGCATCCGGGCCATCCCCAAGGAAGAAGATCGGACGCTCTTCTCCCAGCGGGGCCTGGCCGGCGAAGAGATGGACATGGGCGTCTGGATCATGGACCGCTGCCTGACGCCGCTGATCGAGCCCTGGTACTTCCTGCCCTACCAGGGGGGCACGCCGCCGTCAACCGCGGCCCTCTGGTGGCAGTGGTACCAGAGCCGGGGCGAGCAGGGGGAGGAGCCACCTGCCGAGGTGAAGCGCCAGTACGAGCTCTACGACTTGATCAAAGGCGCCTCGCCGGATGAGCTGCCGGCCCTGGCCGAGGAGTTCTTCGACAACGCCTCCGAGAACATCTGGTTCATCGGGACAGTCGGCGTCCTGCCCCACGTGGGCATCGTCAAGAACAACTTCCGCAACGTGCCGGAAGAAGCCGTTTCGGACTGGCTGCAACAGACGCCGGGCAACACCAACGTGGAACAGTATTTCAAGCGCTCGTCCTGAGCGTCCGCCATTCACCCCCGCCAGATGAATCGGTCGCGACGTGGTGTGGGGAGCCGGCAGATCCATGCCGGTTCCCACGCCACGTCTTGGGAGGAATTCCATGCTTCAGTATATCGTTCAGCGGCTGCTGTTGATGGTGATCACCCTCATCGCCGTCTCCATCGTCTCCTTTGTGGTCATTGAACTGCCGCCGGGGGATTACCTGACGGCCTACACGGCAACCCTGGCCGCCTCGGGCGACTCGGTGGACCAGGCCCAGCTGGAGGCGCTGAAGCACCGCTTTGGCCTGGATCTGCCCCTGTATCAGCGCTACTTCAAGTGGATCTGGGGCGTCCTGCACGGCGACTTTGGCTACTCCTTCGGCTGGAACAAGCCGGTGTCTGAGCTGATCTGGGAACGGGTGGGGCTGACCTTCCTGATCTCCTTCACCGCCCTCATCTTCACCTGGATCCTGGGCTTCGTCATCGGCGTCTATTCCGCGGTCCGCCAGTATTCCATCGGCGACTACATTTTTACTGCCTTTTCGTTCATCGGGCTGGGCATTCCCGACTTCCTGCTGGCCCTGGTTTTGCTCTGGGTGGGCTATCGGTATTTCGACACCAACGTGGGTGGCCTCTTCTCTCGAGAGTTCCAGACAGAACCCTGGTCATGGGCCAAGTTTGTTGACATGCTCAAACATCTCTGGGTTCCCCTGATTATTCTGGGCATCGGCGGCACGGCTGGCCTGATTCGGGTCATGCGGGCCAACCTGCTGGATGAGCTGCGCAAGCCGTACGTGGAAACGGCCCGGGCCAAGGGCGTGAGCGAGACCAAGCTGCTGTTGAAGTACCCGGTACGCATCGCCCTCAACCCCTTCGTGAGCACTGCGGGTTGGGCGCTGCCGGGGCTGATCAACGGCGCTACCATCATCTCCATTGTCCTGAGCCTGCCCACCACCGGGCCGTTGCTGCTCAATGCCCTGTTGGTCCAGGACATGTATCTGGCTGCCAGCTTTATCCTGATTCTGAGCGCGTTAACGGTGATCGGTACCCTTCTGTCGGACATCATGCTGGCCTGGCTAGATCCGCGCATCCGCTATCAATAACTAAGACCCGTCGAGGGCAGTTGGACTGCTGTCGCCGGTCACCTGTCCTCCATCGGGCAGAAACGATCTGACCTGTATTGAACCCATGTGGAGCATTCAACAATGGCCGTAGAAAAAAATCGTCTATCCCCAGAACCCATCCAGGGTCAGGAGACGACCTGGCTGGCCAACGAGGATGAGCTGGAGGAACTGGAAGCTCCGGAAGCCATCGGTGCGGAAGAATCCACCGTTTACACCGCCTCCCAGTGGCAGCTCATGTGGTGGCGTTTTCGTCGCCACAAGATGGCCATGGTCTCCCTGGGCCTCCTGATATTTTTATATCTGGTGGCGCTATTTGCCGAAGTGATTGCCCCCTACGACCCCAACCGCTACGACGCCAACTACGCCTACGCGGCGCCCCAGCGCATCCACTTCTTCGATGCGGAGGGGAACTTCCACCTGCGGCCCTTCGTGTACGGGCTGAAGTCGGTGCGTGATATGGAGACCATGCGGCTTGTCTTCGAGCCCGACACCTCTGTGCGCTATCCCCTCTACTTCTTTGTGGAAGGAGAGCCCTACAAACTCTGGGGGCTGTTTGAGGCCAACATTCACCTTTTCGGGGTGAAAGATCCAGAGGGCGTCTTCTTCCTGCTGGGCGCCGACCGCCTGGGCCGGGACGTCTTCTCCCGCATCGTCTACGGGACCCGCATCTCCATGTCCGTGGGCCTGGTGGGCATCCTCATCAGCCTGATATTGGGCATCTTCTTCGGCGGCATCTCGGGCTATTACGGCGGCTTCGTGGATTCGCTCATCCAGCGGATCATTGAATTCCTGCGCTCCATCCCCACCATCCCCCTGTGGATGGGCCTGAGCGCGGCCGTGCCCAAGGAGTGGTCACCCCTGAAGATGTATTTCGCCATTACGGTGCTGCTCTCGCTGATCGGCTGGACGGGGCTGGCCCGGGTGGTGCGGGGGCGCTTCCTCTCCCTGCGGGAAGAGGACTTCGTCCTGGCCGCTACCCTGGCCGGGGCCAGCGAGCTGCGGGTCATCTTCCGCCACATGGTCCCGTCCTTCCTGAGCCACATCATCGCCTCGTTGACCCTGAGCATCCCCAGCGTCATCCTGGCGGAGACAGCCCTGAGCTTCCTGGGGCTGGGGTTGCGGCCGCCGGTGATCAGTTGGGGCGTGCTGCTGCAGGAATCGCAAAATTTGCGGGCCGTGGCCACGGCCCCCTGGCTGCTGACACCGGGCCTGGCCGTGGTGCTGGCGGTGCTGGCCTTCAACTTCGTGGGCGATGGCCTGCGGGATGCCGCAGATCCCTATGCGGTCTGAGCCAGACGGCCAGGCAACCCCTGGGATGTTCCCTGGCGCGACTTGACACTGGCCGTCCAATCCCTGATACTCATAGGTACACAGGTTTCCTCGCCGCCACCGGCAGAAATCGCTGGCCGCCTCACTGTCTCAACATTGCCACCCGGCTTACGTCCGATTTCTGCAGGCAGCGAACGCCAGCCCAGTCCATCCCGGCGGCAATCTACCGGGAGCATCTGCCCAGCCGACACACCAGATTGCCGCCGTGGTATTGACGTCAGACCGTACTACGTACCCGTCGACCCTGAACCGTTGTTCATCACACAGAACCTATGGCTGAAATGAACGATACACTCGAAATTCCTGTGGCTCACCTGGAACGCCAGCTCCAGGACGGCTTCGTCCATGACTGGCTGGTGGCCGGCCCCCAGGCCATTCCCGTCGACCTGTCTCGCTATCGCGGGCCGGACTTCAAGCGCCAGATCGTCCGGGCCCGCTATAGCGCCGAGATGGAGATCGACCACCCACCGGCTGAACAGGCAAGCTTTGAGCTGACCGACGGCCAGGGTGGAACGGAGAAGTTGACCTGGCAGGCGATCCGCTGTCGCGCCGACCATTTCGTGGATCTCACCGGCTTCTACCACACCTGCCACTACCTGCGCGCCTGGGCCTACACCCAGGTCGTGACCCCGGCCAGCCGACAGGCCACCTTGGTGCTCACCACCAACGGCCCGGCCGACGTCTGGATCAACGGCAAGCACGTCCACCGGCAGGAGCACTTCCACCACCAGCTGCCCCACAGCGTGCGCTTCTCGGCTCGCCTGGTGGAAGGCTGCAACGAGATCCTGGTCCGCTTCGAAGAAGTGGCCGTGCGGGAATGCCCCTATGCCATGGCCTTCCAGATCAGCGACATCCCCACCGACGATCTCACCGTGCTCCTGCCCACCACCCTGGAGCCAGTCGCCCGGCGCCAGAAGCTGGAAGCCATCATGGACGCCGCCTACCTGGACCAGGATGTGTACCACCGGGAGCAGAAGCTGGTGGTCCGCTGGCCCAAGGACCTGAAACTGGCCGACCAGATCACGGTCCGGCTACAGACACCCTCGGGCCGCATCTACGCCGAAGGCCAGCCCCACGTGCGGGCCGGTTTCGAGCTGAACCTGGGCCCCGTCTACCAGGTACCGGAGGGGGACTACCAGATCCTCCTCATGCCCCACCCCGAGGAGTACTACGTCCACGGCATGCGCATCCAGCGACGGATCCCCCTGCGCATCGCCAACGGCGTCTATTCCCAGACCCTCTACGGCACACCCGAATCCCGCCGGCGAGAGGCCCTGGAAGATGCCGCCCGACGCAACCTCAACGTCTTCTCCGAGATCGCCAAGATGGCCCTGGGCCGCTGGCAGCAGGTGAAGACCAACGTGATCCTGGAGACGGTGGAGCGCATCAACCAACGGGCCGACTGCAGCGATTTCTACCTGGTGGGGCTGCTGGGGATGATGATCCGCTACATGGACGACCCCAACTTCCCGGAGGATCTGGTCTGGCCCCTGGCCGACTGTGTCCTCAACTTCAAATACTGGATGGACGAGCCCGGCGACGACGCCATGTGCTACTGGTCGGAGAACCACCAGATCCTCTTCCACACCTGCGAAATCCTGGCCGGCCAGCTCTACCCGGACCGGGAGTTCAGCAACGTCAACAAGCCGGGGAGCTGGCACCGGGAAAAAGGCGAGCGGCTGGCCCTCTCCTGGCTGCACAAGCGCGCCACGGGCGGCTTCCGGGAGTGGGACTCCAACACCTACTTTGAAGAGGACGTGCTGGCCCTGACCCACCTGGCCGACCTGGCCGAGAATGACGAGGTGGCCGAGCTGGCGGCGGTGGTCCTGGACAAGCTCTTCTTCACCATGGCGGTCAACTCCTTCCGGGGCGTCTTTGGCTCCACCCACGGCCGCACCTATGCCCCCTTCATCAAGGGCGGCCGTCTGGAGCCCACCTCCGGCCTGGGTCGCATCCTCTGGGGGCTGGGCACCTTCAACAACCACATCCTGGGCACCGTCAGCCTGGCCTGCGCCCAGGGTTACGAACTGCCGCCCCTGATCGCGGCCATCGCCCTGGACCGGCCCGAGGAGATGTGGAACCGGGAGCGCCACGCGGGTACCCTGGAGGAAGCCGTGGACTGTGCCACCGGCTCCTGGGAGATCAACAAGGTCACCTACAAGACGCCGGACTACATGCTGGCCTCTGCCCAGGACTACCAGCCGGGCCAGTACGGCTACCAGCAGCACATCTGGCAGGCAACCCTGAGCCCAGACGCGGTGGTCTTCGTCACCCATCCGCCCTGCCTCAGCGAAGAAGGCTCCCACCGGCCCAACGCCTGGCACGGCAACGTGGTCCTGCCCCGGGTCGCCCAGTGGAAGGACGTGCTCATCGCAGTTCACAAGCTGCCGGCGGACGACTGGCTGGGCTTCACCCACGCCTACTTCCCCTTCGCCGCCTTCGACGACGTGCGGATGGAGGGGGGCTGGGCCTTTGCCCGCAAGGACAACGGCTACCTGGCCCTGACCGCCGCCCAGGGGCTGCAGCGGGTGGAGAACGAGGACAGCGCCAACCACGAGCTGCGTTCCTATGGCCTGACCAACATCTGGCTCTGCCAGATGGGCCGTGCCGCGCAGGATGGCAGCTTTGATGAGTTCGTGGCCAAGGTTCTGGCCACCCAGCCTTCCTTCGACGGCCTGAACGTCTGGTACCGTTCCCTCCGGGGGGAAACCCTGCGCTTTGGGTGGGAGGGTCCGCTCCTGGTGGACGGCCGGGAACAGGCCATCACCGGCTTCAAGCATTACGACAACCCCTACTGCGTCGCCGATCTGCCCTGCGAGCTCATGGAGATTCGCTTTGCCGACCAGGCCATGCGGTTGAACTTCGCCCCGCCAACCTCATAGCAGGATGGAGCAGGGGGCGGCCTCAGGTGGAGGTCGCCCCCTGTCCGCCAGACCGCTCCCCCTCGACCCAGCTTGGTTTGACATCGCCTGACCCAACCTGCCTATCCCTGAATGACTTCCACACTTTGACTTCCACATGAGGAGGAACAAATCATGTCGACCCCGATCAAAATAGCCGTGATTGGCGCGGGCAGCGCCCAGTTTTCCCTGGGGCTGGTGAAAGATCTCTGCTTGACCCCCGGCCTGGTGGGCAGCCTGGTCCATTTCATGGACATCGACCCCGAGCGCCTGGCCATGATCCACCGGCTGGCCGAACGCTACCGGGACGAGCTGGGCACCGACCTCCAGATTGACAGCACCACCGACCGGCGAGTCGCCCTCCAGGATGCGGACTTCGTGATCAACACCGCCTCGGCCCAGAGCCACCACCACCAGCGAGCCATCCGAGAGCTGGCCGAACAGTACGGCTACTATTACGGCCGGGTGAATCTGGGCAATTTCTACAACCTGCGCCTGATGCTGGAAGTGGCCCGGGACATGGAGGAGATCTGCCCCGACGCCTGGCTGATCCAGTCGGGCAACCCCGTCTTCGAAGGCTGCACCCTCATGACCCGGGAGACCAGCATCAAGGTGTGCGGCCTCTGCCACGGCCACTACGGCGTCTACGGCATCGCCCAGACCCTGGGCCTGGACCTTTCCAACCCCCGGGACCTCACCTGGCAGGCGCCCGGCCTCAACCACAACATCTGGCTCACCCACTTCTTCTACCGGGGTGAGGATGCCTACCCGTTGCTGGACGAATGGATCGCCACCAAGGGCGAGGAGTACTGGCGCACCCACGTGGCCACCCGTACCCACGACATCCAGATGTCCCGGGGCGCCATCCACCAGTACCGCATGTACGGGCTCATGCCCATCGGCGATACCCCCCGACGGGGCGGTTGGTGGTATCATACCGATATCCAGACCAAGAAGTACTGGTTCGGGGAACCCTGGGGCGGCCCCGATACCGAGCTGGCCCGCCCCCTCTTCGTGGCCAACCTGGAAAAGCGTCTGGCCGAGATGACCCGC contains the following coding sequences:
- a CDS encoding ABC transporter permease, giving the protein MAIYILRRILFMIPTLFAISILSFVIIQLPPGDFLTSYAAQLRAQGDIVDEAQLAALRERYGLGEPVYKQYYKWMKGILLEGDWGQSMEWQKPVKELIWERLALTMAISGSALLVSWFIAIPIGVYSATHQYSILDYTMTLFSFIGLGTPGFLLALVVMFWAQSALGMNVGGLFSQEYILAPWSWAKFVDMLKHIWIPLIIVAVGSTAGNIRITRANLLDELNKPYVETARAKGLKESRLIWKYPVRVALNPFFSTVGWSLASLISGTTLVAMVLSLQTTGPMLLRALTSQDMYLAGSFILLLSTLTVIGTLISDILLAVVDPRIRLS
- a CDS encoding ABC transporter permease, whose amino-acid sequence is MQSVEKTWYEQVEELDSTLEDELEEEFFSEDEEKIYVASYLKLMWWRFLKHRMAVISAVIVILLYFVAAFAEFVAPYDPENSFVQYKLAPPSTIRIIDNEGNLRWPFVYKMVRERDPETLRSIYVEDRTVMYPIRFFVQGPEYELWGLWKSDLHLFGLDAPREEQGLFLLGADRLGRDLFSRLCYGARISLTIGLLSVVVSLVLGILLGGISGYYGGTIDNLIQRLIEFIRSIPEIPLIMALAAALPADWSIVRLYFGVTILLSFVGWTGLARVVRGRFLSLREEDFVMAARLAGSSEMRIILRHMMPSFLSHIIASLTLSIPGIILAETGLSFIGLGLRAPAISWGVLLQEAQNLRSVALAPWVLTPGLAVVLAVLAFNFLGDGIRDAADPYAK
- a CDS encoding ABC transporter ATP-binding protein, translated to MVNTTVIQGAPQAAASAAGKNQKLLEVRNLKTHFFLEQGIVRAVDGVDFTVFRGQTVGLVGESGCGKSVMARSILRIVPPPGRIVDGEILFHQGVGKGSTGQSGQEDVIDLVKLDPMGSKIRSIRGGEISMVFQEPMTSLSPVHTIGSQIIEAIVLHQPVTKEEAREQAIHMLERVNMPHPNRTIDRYPHQLSGGMRQRAMIAMALSCRPSLLIADEPTTALDVTTQAQILTLMRDLQEEFGMAIIFITHDLGVIAQMVDYVVVMYLGQVVEMADVNTIFYDPKHPYTQALLRSIPRLGRKSAQGQTGRLTAIRGSVPDPYARPQGCPFHPRCRKAIRGVCDQQDPPFLEVEEGHKVRCVLYQ
- a CDS encoding ABC transporter substrate-binding protein; the encoded protein is MSERHEPRTLSRRMFMRLSAFTAAGTVLAACGGGGTPEAAPPAAEATTAPAAGEGGAAASAGAAPSQYNEAPMLAELVAQGQLPPVDERLPKNPRVIPVVEEIGEYGGTWFRAAVGPGDAGILNSRLSYENLVRWSQDGSTVVPNVAESFEINDTATEFTIKLREGMRWSDGEPFTADDFVFWYEDVLLNTDLTPSIPSWMRDPVTGEVGKLEKIDDYTIKFSFPNPYGLFIQILAGPSAGAGGNICDYPKHYLSQFHPNYVSEEELAQKTQDAGFDNWWELFGNKRNWQNPEQPHIWPWIPTRVPPDVPVVAERNPYYYKVDPEGNQLPYLDKVQFDIVENADLLNLKAVAGEIDCQFRHILWNNYPLFIDNAEQGDYRVFRWKLAEGSNCLLHPNMNHKDPVLRELFQNKNFRIALSLGIDRTQINELAYQGFGQPRQASLIPESPYFKEEHATRYAEHDPDRANQLLDEIGLTERDSEGFRLRPDGEPLTITIEYAPVFGPWRDAVQMITDQWKQIGIRAIPKEEDRTLFSQRGLAGEEMDMGVWIMDRCLTPLIEPWYFLPYQGGTPPSTAALWWQWYQSRGEQGEEPPAEVKRQYELYDLIKGASPDELPALAEEFFDNASENIWFIGTVGVLPHVGIVKNNFRNVPEEAVSDWLQQTPGNTNVEQYFKRSS
- a CDS encoding ABC transporter permease → MLQYIVQRLLLMVITLIAVSIVSFVVIELPPGDYLTAYTATLAASGDSVDQAQLEALKHRFGLDLPLYQRYFKWIWGVLHGDFGYSFGWNKPVSELIWERVGLTFLISFTALIFTWILGFVIGVYSAVRQYSIGDYIFTAFSFIGLGIPDFLLALVLLWVGYRYFDTNVGGLFSREFQTEPWSWAKFVDMLKHLWVPLIILGIGGTAGLIRVMRANLLDELRKPYVETARAKGVSETKLLLKYPVRIALNPFVSTAGWALPGLINGATIISIVLSLPTTGPLLLNALLVQDMYLAASFILILSALTVIGTLLSDIMLAWLDPRIRYQ
- a CDS encoding ABC transporter permease, giving the protein MAVEKNRLSPEPIQGQETTWLANEDELEELEAPEAIGAEESTVYTASQWQLMWWRFRRHKMAMVSLGLLIFLYLVALFAEVIAPYDPNRYDANYAYAAPQRIHFFDAEGNFHLRPFVYGLKSVRDMETMRLVFEPDTSVRYPLYFFVEGEPYKLWGLFEANIHLFGVKDPEGVFFLLGADRLGRDVFSRIVYGTRISMSVGLVGILISLILGIFFGGISGYYGGFVDSLIQRIIEFLRSIPTIPLWMGLSAAVPKEWSPLKMYFAITVLLSLIGWTGLARVVRGRFLSLREEDFVLAATLAGASELRVIFRHMVPSFLSHIIASLTLSIPSVILAETALSFLGLGLRPPVISWGVLLQESQNLRAVATAPWLLTPGLAVVLAVLAFNFVGDGLRDAADPYAV
- a CDS encoding family 4 glycosyl hydrolase, with the translated sequence MSTPIKIAVIGAGSAQFSLGLVKDLCLTPGLVGSLVHFMDIDPERLAMIHRLAERYRDELGTDLQIDSTTDRRVALQDADFVINTASAQSHHHQRAIRELAEQYGYYYGRVNLGNFYNLRLMLEVARDMEEICPDAWLIQSGNPVFEGCTLMTRETSIKVCGLCHGHYGVYGIAQTLGLDLSNPRDLTWQAPGLNHNIWLTHFFYRGEDAYPLLDEWIATKGEEYWRTHVATRTHDIQMSRGAIHQYRMYGLMPIGDTPRRGGWWYHTDIQTKKYWFGEPWGGPDTELARPLFVANLEKRLAEMTRIANDPKASVIEAFGAEKTREQQVPIIDGLVNDNEGYFQVNVPNKGALAGVPDDVVVEVPAIVNKKGIQPLRVEPLPAKIMVEQILPEWLDMERELLAFKTRDRSMLLWSVLDSHQTRSYDQAVEVLEALLAMPGHEEMNEYYQFPPNSAELLLQKMKDQVTA